From the Triticum urartu cultivar G1812 chromosome 4, Tu2.1, whole genome shotgun sequence genome, the window GACGCATTCAGCTGCAGAGAAAATCAAGCCCATTACTGCAAAGGTCTTAGCATGGCTCATACTTTTCCTACCCATCTGTTTTGCCTGGTAGACTATTTGTTGCCTTGCTGTCATCTCCTCTGCCATTATTGGATTTTCCAAAGCTCCAAAAAATAGTCCCATAAGTACACCAAGACCACCCCCTATTGAATGAAAGCTACGCGGTTAATAACAGCTATGCATACTCCATAAGTCCATTTAATGAAACATTATGCACTTGTAAGTGGGCCCCTTGTGGGATAAGCCAATAGCTGATACTCTAAGCTGTTTAGCTTGACGCCAAATGATTAACAAGCAGAGAAGCACAAGTCATCAGGCAACAACTTAACATGACTTCTAAGTTAGTATAGGACGGAGTATCCAGCCACTGATTGTTGGCTGTTGTCTTAAGGATACCAAATGTCAAACTATAGGAAATAGTGATACTTTGGTAATACATACAATAGAGTGCATAGTATCAATATCACTGATTCTATCCTCTAAACCATCAACAAACAAATCATTAAACAGGGCAAAAACAGAAAATAGATACTTTAACATTGCAGGCCTTTGCCATGTTCCAGATTCATGACAATGTCAGCAAGCTGTTGGAAAACTACATATATTGCACAAGTGAAATGTTACTAGTAATCACACGTGAACgcgtgcgcacacacacaatGTTATGGCATGCACTTATTTACAGTAACTATATACTGGGGGGAAAATGTTAGGTAGGAGCACTAGATCCAATGTTAAGTTTCTTCATTTGAAGCAGAAACAACAGAAACATGAAATGAATTGATCAGAGCAAACTTTTTTTACGAGACAACTGGAAGAACCAGACACGCTCTGACCGATTTTATTCACTCGGCAAAAACTGTACAATCAAGCATGCAAACAGGGGAAGGCACATACCCAATGCTAAAAGGAATAACTGATAGCCGGAGGTGGGGGAGGGTGGCAGAAGATGAAAAACTACTCCATTACATGACTGGTGGGTACACCAGGAGGTAAGATGGCAAACATCCAAGGCAGAGGTAACGCAAACCTTCCAACGGTCAGATTGGTTGCGAATAAGGCTAGGAAAGCCCACAACATCAGTGTTGACATGATCAAACACCAAGCTGTTACCAGGATGGCCGCGATGTATGTCTATCACATTATACTTCTTGCAGCACTGACATGAAAAGGATTCAGAGAGGTGCACCGCCAAACAGTAACCTTTCTAATGCAGTACAACAATATTTTCAAACTATTTAACAAAAAAATTGAACCACTGTCAGACCAACCTTCAATAACCGTCGACCTTGTTATTTTCCGCAAATCACGTGCTATGCCTATGACACAATGCTTGTAGCTACAATGGAAAACGATCGTGCATTGTTAAGGAACACCTTTCTAATGCTCTACCAAACCCCTTTTAGACTACTTGAAACTTTATCCAACCACTTTCCGAATACTTGGCCACCTGACATGTGGAGACTCTCAATCTTAAAGTCTTTGAAAGGTAATGTGTTAAGTACTGGAATTTAATTGGGTTGATTTCATGACCCTAactttacttgatgaatcactaCAAAAACTTAGACCCCAACTCTCCCAGGCAAGTTCACTTGAAACAAAGGCACGACCCTAAAAAAAGAACTTGAAACAAAGGCATCTTCATTATGCATTATGACATGCCATTTCACATGAAGGATCATCGAACAAGTGCAAAGAGTTTATTGTTATTACCACCAAAGATTTTGAGCAGCTAAAGTAACTAACTAACAGTAGACAGTTCTGCAGGTGAGTACAACCGAATCAACATATGAACATATTTAAGTTCGTACGCGCACTTGCTCAAAATAAAATTAAGCTCATCTCCTGCAGAGCTGGCACCGTTTTATTTGTAACTCTTCAGGCAAACAGGTGAAGAACTAACCATCTAAAGCATGAACAACCACATCCATGTTACATGTCACACCATCCAGAAACTCTGATTGCATGGCATTTGAACAAGATCATGGAGACATGTTAACTCGGCATTTCAGCATAATTCAATTACAGAGTTGTATGCGCCGCAGTGGCACAAATATGGTTTTCTCCAAATACTCAGTAACTGAATAGCATCAAGAGATTTGTGTTTGAGGTGGTGAGTAACATTACCCATGACACCGCTGAGGACGCTCCGGACGGCGCAGTTGTTCATCATCTCCTGCCCCTTGATCTCCTCCGGCGTTGGCAGCCGGAGCGGCTCCACTGGAGCCCTCTGGCCGGCCGCATCGCCGCCcgccccggccgccgccgccgatggcTCCGGCGAAGACATCTCACAGTCTGATCTCCCTCCCCCTCCCGATAGCGCGACGGCGGAGCTAGCTGCGGGCCGTGGGAACCACTGGAAAGGCAACGAAGGGGATTGGAGAAGAAGCCGAGCCGAGAAGTTCCTCAGGGCTCGCTACTTGTCCTTCTTCCCTTGGCTTTCTTTTCCTCCCCTCCAAGAAAAGGGGCGGCGGTAAGGGAAGGGGATCCCGGTGGGGGTGCACTGGTGCGTGCCTCTTCCGGTCTTCCCACTCCCCGGAGCTCGCGTGAGGCGCACCAGCTCTGCTCTCCGCTACCCGAACACGCACACGTATTTTCAAGAGTACGCTACCCTAGGACGCAGGCGTATTGTCAAGACTACGCTACCCGGTTCCAGTACCTGTGTGGCGCGTGTGGGGGAGACCGGGAGAGATATCGGATCCATCGGAATCGGATCGGCTCACTTGATATCCGATCCACCAAGGGAGTACAACAAGCAGCATTCTCTGACTGCcgcccccaccccctccccccaccAAAACCCAagcaaaccctagatccgccgCGGCCCCCTCCAACTCCGGCGACGCCCTCCACCCGGCAGACGGAGAAGATGCCGAACCTCGAGTGCCGGATGTACGAGCCGCGGTTCCCGGAGGTGGACGCCGCGGTGATGATCCAGGTCAAGCACATCGCCGACATGGGCGCCTACGTCTCCCTCCTCGAGTACAACAACGTGGAGGGCATGATCCTCTTCTCCGAGCTCTCCCGCCGCCGCATCCGCTCCATCTCCTCGCTCATCAAGGTCGGCCGCCAGGAGCCCGCCATCGTGCTCCGTGTCGACCGCGACAAGGGATACATCGACCTCTCCAAGCGCCGGGTCTCCGAGGAGGAGGCGCGGTCCTGCGAGGACAAGTACAACAAGTCCAAGCTCGTGCACTCCATCATGCGCCACGTTGCCGAGACCCTCGAGATCGACCTCGAGCCCATCTACCAGCGCATCGGCTGGCCGCTATACCGCAAGTACGGCCACGCATTCGAGGCCTTCAAGCTCATAGTTGCTGACCCCGACGCCATCCTCGATGTGCTCACCTACGAGGAGAGGGAGACCGGCCCTGACGGACAAGAGGTTACCCACCAATTATCATGATTTTTCCTTTCGTAATTCTGATGTATGCACTACGATGCCCTGACGTGATTAAATGCATTCACTAATAACTACGCCGTGCTTAAATGATCTTGTCATGTGAATTTGTGCGTGATGTCAGGTAAAATGTGCTGAAGTTTATGGATAACATGTTCTCGTTCTGTTGAATGGGCACCATAGAAAGGTTTGGTACTTGTGAGTTTATCTGAGGTCAAATGGACCAAATGAACTTTTAGTGCAACTAATCACTGAATGTTGGAATGTACCAATAGATTAAATTTGTCTTGTCGAGTCTAGTTCTAAGGTCTAACGAACAATTGAATGATATTTCAAGTGATGTGAATAAATTACCCCTGGAATGTGTTCTGATAtttactccctccggtcctttttactccgcaCATTAGCTTTGTTTGAAGTCAAAatttgctaagtttgaccaaatttatattagaaaatattaacatctataacatctaataaatataatatgaaaatatattccgAGATGGATCTAATAATAAATGTGTTGTTATGTGTGTCAATAATTTTTtgtataaacttggtcaaagttggatgagattgacttcagacaaacctaatatgcagagtaaaaaggactggagggagtacCATCGACATAATTAAGTTTAGAGTTTTTGCCAGAAAATGAAAGTGATACTTAAATTTACTGGCAGGTGACTAAGGTGGTGCCTGCTGTCACCCCTGAGATTAAGGAGACCCTGGTCCAGAATATACGGAGGAGGATGACACCGCAGCCACTCAAGATCCGTGCTGACGTCGAGATGAAATGTTTCCAATTTGATGGGGTGCTCCATATTAAGGTTCTAGTTAACCCTGTTTCTGCCTTGGGATATAATTGAACACTTTGGGTTGCTTATTCAGTTGTTCTAAATTTGATATTGCAGCAAGCCATGAGGAAAGCTGAAGCTGCTGGGAACACTAATTGTCCTGTGAAGATTAAGCTGGTTGCTCCTCCACTTTATGTTCTGACTACACAAACTCTCGACAAGGTTGGTGTCTTCTTCAGCCTCTTTCCATGATTCATGTTGGCTTTGACTCTAGGTATCCTGCTCGATTGATTAGATTATTTGATTCTTATTTAGAAGGATGCTCCTAATTTGACATAGAATTTAAGATTTAACAATTGCACTGCGCCTTTAGCACATTGTATTTTTCTTGATTGATTAGATGGTCAAATTTTCATTATTTAGAAAGAAGCTTCTAATGTGTCTGTTCCCaaatataaggtgtattagtTTTTCGAAAAGTCAACTTTTCTatgtttgaccaagtttataggaAAATATATTAACATTTACGATGCTAAATAACtaaaatatgaaaatatatttcaTGACGAATCTTATggtaatgattggattttgaaaACGTTGATATTTTTCTccataaacttggtcaaagttaaaGAAGTTTGACTTTAAAAAAGATTAATGCACCTGATATTTTGGACTGGAGGGGGTACATTATTGGCTGGGTGGATCATCTTATATCCTAACTATCAGGAAGGCTGTTAAAGTGCTCACCTTGCTTCCAATGTGTCTAACAGCTATTGCACCGCATACAATGTTTGATAGTTTGTTGTCCATGATCTGTAGTTTGCTGTTTCTCATTGTCATCTAGAAATGGGGTTGGTTGGCTAGTCATCCAGAAGGAAATTGATAATTGCCATGTCAAATTTCATTCTCTAATGTGACAAAGGATGCTATTTTTTTGGTGTGTTCTTAATAACATGTCTGTAGAATGATCTAAGTTACAGATTAGGTGACAGTGGTTATTTGCATGAACTGTCCTTAGTCTGTCTTGTTGTACACACACTCAAATGGTACAGTAAGTTGCTTTGGGCTTACAGCTTTAGGCTATGTTTGGTAGCAAAGTATTAGAAAAACTGCAGTATTGAAAACCACAATATTTTTGTCAGTGGGTACAAGATACCACAGTTTTGACATATCAAAGTATGTTGAAGTATTGAGATTACTGTGACCTGTTTGGTTGTTGCCGCAAAACACAGTATTGATGCGTTCAAACACTCAACTACCTAGCCGTTAGCAGTGCAAGCACACACCTGCTGGCCGGAGCTGATCAACATGCTCAGCTAGCTAACATACGGGCCATCCCATCAAGAGCCCGGAGGAAGAAACAACCAACTCATATGTCCCCCTCACTCCTTCCAGCCGCTAAGCCGAGCTGAGCCACCGTTCCATGCACTCGCCTCTAGCCCCCAACCCGTGCTAAAAGTACCAGGTGTAGTTTGTTGTGGTATGGTTTGAACAGGGATACCTGAATCTGAATTGTCTGAATGAAAAACAGCAAAATCACTATAGTATGATCATTAGATTTTAGACAAATCATGCGGGGTGTAGCGGCCGACGACAACAGAGCAGCCGTCTCTTTGCTTCCCCATGGTCGCCGAGGGAGATTTCTCCAAAGACGACAGGGCGGCGACGGCGTGGGAACGAGGCCAGAGCAAGTAGCGAGTTGTTGAGCAGAGTGCGGAAGGATAACGACGCTAGTCCCTTCTTTTCGCCTTCTCTGTTTTTTTAAAACAGGTCTGGGGTTCTTTTTATTATACAGAGAAAAAACTGCAGTTTGTCGAATACTACAATATTAAAACAACAGTTTTAAGCGGCAATCAAACAGCTCATTGTAAATAAAACTATGGTAATATCAAAAACTGTAGTATTCTCAAAATATTTAGAAAATACTTTGCTATCAAACGGGATGAATTTTTAGACTCCATCTATCTGAATTCATTCCAACCTCAGTATTATGGTTTAACGTTTTGATGTTTCAACTCTCCACAAATAACAATTAATCTTCTTTTGTATGTTTCTCCTTGGGATAGGACCAAGGCATCTCAGTTCTCACTGATGCAGTTAAAGCATGCACAGCAGAGATTGAAAAACACAAGGGAAAGTTGGTAGTGAAAGAAGCACCTAGAGCTGTAAGTTTTCAGCATTGTCTAATAATTCTTCTACGTGTCCTCTATATATCGTATATATCTCCGGTATAAATGTTCTCAAAATTATATTAGCTGTTCCAGTTCATGGTTCATGAAGCTTTGTACTATTTGCATTTTGTAAACAGGTGAGTGAGAGGGAAGATAAGCTATTGAACGCCCAGTTGGATACCCTGGTTGAGCAAAATGCGGAGGTTGCTGGTGATGATGACAGTGAAGATGAGGAAGATACAGGAATGGGCGATATCGATCTCACAAATTCTGGCGTCCATGCGGACTGAGTCTACATTAGTCGATTTGGATGAGATTCGTTGTATAGCATCAGCCAAGATCCTAGATCATCCTATTTAAAAGCTCTTTGAATTTGCTGGTAGTGTCATC encodes:
- the LOC125551976 gene encoding mitochondrial import inner membrane translocase subunit TIM22-4-like, producing MSSPEPSAAAAGAGGDAAGQRAPVEPLRLPTPEEIKGQEMMNNCAVRSVLSGVMGGGLGVLMGLFFGALENPIMAEEMTARQQIVYQAKQMGRKSMSHAKTFAVMGLIFSAAECVVEKARAKHDITNSAVAGCVTGGALAAKGGPQATCIGCVGFGAFSVAIEKFMERYN
- the LOC125551974 gene encoding eukaryotic translation initiation factor 2 subunit alpha homolog, which codes for MPNLECRMYEPRFPEVDAAVMIQVKHIADMGAYVSLLEYNNVEGMILFSELSRRRIRSISSLIKVGRQEPAIVLRVDRDKGYIDLSKRRVSEEEARSCEDKYNKSKLVHSIMRHVAETLEIDLEPIYQRIGWPLYRKYGHAFEAFKLIVADPDAILDVLTYEERETGPDGQEVTKVVPAVTPEIKETLVQNIRRRMTPQPLKIRADVEMKCFQFDGVLHIKQAMRKAEAAGNTNCPVKIKLVAPPLYVLTTQTLDKDQGISVLTDAVKACTAEIEKHKGKLVVKEAPRAVSEREDKLLNAQLDTLVEQNAEVAGDDDSEDEEDTGMGDIDLTNSGVHAD